The Streptomyces sp. NBC_00162 genome window below encodes:
- a CDS encoding glycoside hydrolase family 13 protein → MADFPLPENAADWWRSAAIYQVYVRSFADGDGDGTGDLAGVRARLPYLAELGVDALWFTPWYLSPLADGGYDVADYRTIDPAFGTLAEAEKLISEARELGIRTIVDIVPNHVSDQHAWFRAALAAGPGSPERELFHFRPGRGEHGELPPGDWPSQFNGAATWTRVPDGEWYLHLFTPEQPDLNWDHPAVRREHEEVLRFWFERGVSGVRIDSAALLAKDPALPDLAGRSPEPWPGETHPYIDRDELHTIYRSWRAIADAYDAIFVGEVWLPDSERFARYLRPDELHTAFNFSFLSCPWDARRLRTSIEETLAEHAPVGAPATWVLCNHDVTRTVTRYGRAETGFDFAAKVFGTPTDLALGTRRARAAALLTLALPGAVYVYQGEELGLPEADIPLSRIQDPMHFRSGGTDPGRDGCRVPLPWTAEPWNDPWLPQPASWPTYAADRQDGDPDSMLTLYRTALGLRREAAGFGGGSLEWLQVPPGVLAFVRPDGLVCVVNLSEGPVPLPAHTHLLLGSSALDDTGLLPQDTAVWLRT, encoded by the coding sequence GTGGCTGACTTTCCCCTGCCCGAAAACGCCGCCGACTGGTGGCGCTCGGCCGCCATCTACCAGGTGTACGTACGCAGCTTCGCCGACGGCGACGGGGACGGCACCGGTGACCTCGCGGGCGTCCGGGCCCGGCTGCCCTACCTCGCCGAACTCGGCGTGGACGCCCTGTGGTTCACCCCCTGGTACCTCTCACCCCTCGCCGACGGCGGCTACGACGTCGCCGACTACCGCACCATCGACCCCGCCTTCGGCACCCTCGCCGAAGCCGAGAAGCTCATCTCCGAAGCCCGCGAGCTGGGCATCCGGACCATCGTCGACATCGTCCCGAACCACGTGTCCGACCAGCACGCGTGGTTCCGGGCCGCCCTCGCGGCCGGCCCCGGCAGCCCCGAGCGGGAGCTGTTCCACTTCCGCCCGGGACGCGGCGAGCACGGCGAACTGCCCCCGGGGGACTGGCCGTCGCAGTTCAACGGGGCCGCCACCTGGACGCGGGTGCCGGACGGGGAGTGGTACCTGCACCTCTTCACCCCGGAGCAGCCCGACCTCAACTGGGACCACCCCGCGGTCCGTCGCGAGCACGAGGAGGTCCTGCGCTTCTGGTTCGAGCGGGGCGTATCCGGCGTACGCATCGACTCCGCGGCCCTGCTCGCGAAGGATCCGGCCCTGCCCGACCTGGCCGGCCGCTCACCGGAACCCTGGCCCGGAGAGACCCACCCGTACATCGACCGCGACGAGCTGCACACCATCTACCGCTCCTGGCGCGCCATCGCCGACGCGTACGACGCGATCTTCGTCGGCGAGGTCTGGCTGCCCGACTCCGAGCGCTTCGCCCGCTACCTGCGCCCCGACGAGCTGCACACCGCCTTCAACTTCTCCTTCCTCAGCTGCCCGTGGGACGCGCGGCGGCTGCGCACCTCCATCGAGGAGACGCTCGCCGAGCACGCGCCCGTCGGGGCTCCGGCCACCTGGGTGCTCTGCAACCACGACGTGACCCGTACGGTCACCCGATACGGGCGCGCCGAGACCGGCTTCGACTTCGCCGCCAAGGTCTTCGGGACCCCGACCGATCTGGCGCTCGGCACCCGGCGGGCGCGTGCCGCCGCCCTGTTGACGCTGGCCCTGCCCGGCGCCGTGTACGTCTATCAGGGCGAGGAACTGGGTCTGCCGGAAGCTGACATACCGCTCAGCCGGATCCAGGATCCGATGCACTTCCGCTCCGGCGGCACCGACCCCGGCCGGGACGGCTGCCGGGTCCCGCTGCCGTGGACCGCGGAACCCTGGAACGACCCCTGGCTGCCGCAGCCCGCGAGCTGGCCGACGTACGCCGCCGACCGGCAGGACGGCGATCCGGACTCCATGCTGACCCTCTACCGGACGGCGCTCGGGCTGCGCCGCGAGGCGGCCGGCTTCGGCGGCGGCTCGCTGGAGTGGCTTCAGGTGCCGCCCGGGGTGCTGGCCTTCGTCCGCCCCGACGGACTGGTCTGCGTGGTCAACCTGTCCGAGGGGCCGGTCCCGCTGCCGGCCCACACCCATCTCCTGCTGGGCAGCTCCGCCCTTGACGACACGGGGCTGCTCCCGCAGGACACGGCGGTCTGGCTGCGGACCTGA
- a CDS encoding ABC transporter substrate-binding protein, whose protein sequence is MRTNVRRNVAAALASALAVTALAACGTSSSGDGKPQAAGGSTDASAPLDPKTKVTLSIDCMPPAAKAAELKEWKEDVAEFNKTYPNVTIEGRSTPGQCLEPPRFTAMLKAKSQPDVFYAYFTDLQQVLDNDGAEDISAYVTPASVPALDDIDKNVTDVLKRDGKLYGLPTSNYTMGLLVNRKLFQQAGLNPDTPPRSWEEVRAAAKKIAALGNGVAGFGEYSVENTGGWHFTATTYGMGGDVVGADGKAAFNNATGARIVDNLHAMRWEDDSMGKTQLLKWGDLQKQMASDKLGMFLAAPDDITYMVQQLGAKYENFGMGPIPGGAATLAGGNGYMIKKGSSPDKVKAAVAWLNFKTLAVGKGQFQYDRSKADGLPVGLPQPAFFTGASKAKDDELKSASATMPVANFKAFLDNPVPGKPEPVKAQEIYKVLDKVMSGVLTNKDADPAQLLGDAEKAVNQVLGNQ, encoded by the coding sequence ATGAGAACCAACGTCCGCCGCAACGTCGCGGCAGCCCTCGCCTCCGCGCTCGCCGTGACCGCCCTCGCAGCCTGCGGCACGAGCAGCAGCGGCGACGGCAAGCCCCAGGCCGCCGGCGGTTCCACCGACGCCTCCGCCCCGCTCGACCCGAAGACCAAGGTCACCCTCTCCATCGACTGCATGCCGCCCGCGGCGAAGGCGGCCGAGCTCAAGGAGTGGAAGGAGGACGTGGCGGAGTTCAACAAGACGTACCCGAACGTCACCATCGAGGGCCGCTCCACCCCCGGCCAGTGCCTGGAACCCCCGCGCTTCACCGCGATGCTGAAGGCCAAGTCCCAGCCGGACGTCTTCTACGCCTACTTCACCGACCTCCAGCAGGTGCTGGACAACGACGGGGCCGAGGACATCTCGGCGTACGTCACTCCCGCCTCGGTGCCCGCGCTCGACGACATCGACAAGAACGTGACAGACGTCCTCAAGCGGGACGGCAAGCTCTACGGCCTGCCGACCAGCAACTACACGATGGGCCTGCTGGTCAACCGCAAGCTCTTTCAGCAGGCCGGCCTCAACCCCGACACCCCGCCGCGCAGTTGGGAGGAGGTCCGGGCGGCCGCCAAGAAGATCGCGGCCCTGGGCAACGGAGTCGCCGGCTTCGGCGAGTACAGCGTGGAGAACACCGGCGGCTGGCACTTCACGGCCACCACCTATGGAATGGGCGGCGACGTCGTCGGCGCCGACGGCAAGGCCGCCTTCAACAACGCCACCGGCGCGCGAATCGTCGACAACCTCCACGCCATGCGCTGGGAGGACGACAGCATGGGCAAGACCCAGCTGCTCAAGTGGGGCGACCTGCAGAAGCAGATGGCCTCGGACAAGCTCGGCATGTTCCTCGCCGCGCCCGACGACATCACCTACATGGTCCAGCAGCTCGGCGCCAAGTACGAGAACTTCGGCATGGGCCCCATCCCGGGCGGCGCGGCCACCCTGGCCGGCGGCAACGGCTACATGATCAAGAAGGGCAGCTCGCCCGACAAGGTCAAGGCCGCCGTCGCCTGGCTCAACTTCAAGACCCTCGCGGTCGGCAAGGGCCAGTTCCAGTACGACCGCAGCAAGGCCGACGGCCTGCCGGTCGGCCTTCCCCAGCCCGCCTTCTTCACCGGAGCCAGCAAGGCCAAGGACGACGAGCTGAAGTCGGCGAGCGCCACCATGCCGGTCGCCAACTTCAAGGCCTTCCTGGACAACCCGGTGCCCGGAAAGCCGGAGCCGGTGAAGGCGCAGGAGATCTACAAGGTCCTCGACAAGGTGATGTCGGGGGTCCTCACCAACAAGGACGCGGACCCGGCACAGCTCCTCGGCGACGCCGAGAAGGCGGTCAACCAGGTGCTGGGGAACCAGTAG
- a CDS encoding carbohydrate ABC transporter permease, protein MAERTLISPAQLGRTRGRILYWTALVLVVGGFTLVFLGPLYWMAANGLKSTEEFAQVPPTLVPDSLHTANYTAAWKVMDLAKLLFNTLYYAFGALAFQLVLDVAAAYSLSKLRPVLGKAVLGMMLATLMIPATVLVVPQYLTVLDMPLIERNLLNTPWVIWLPSVTNAFSIFLLKRFFDSIPQEILDASAIDGASAVRTLRSIVLPMSRPILGVVSIFAIVGVWKDFLWPMLTLPDPALQTLNVGIYSLASGVPENHLIAALAMASVPTLVIFLIFQRNIMSGLTAGSLKG, encoded by the coding sequence ATGGCAGAGCGCACGCTGATATCGCCGGCGCAACTGGGCCGCACCCGGGGCAGGATCCTGTACTGGACCGCCCTCGTCCTGGTCGTCGGCGGCTTCACCCTCGTCTTCCTCGGCCCCCTGTACTGGATGGCGGCGAACGGCCTCAAGAGCACCGAGGAGTTCGCCCAGGTCCCGCCGACCCTGGTGCCCGACTCCCTGCACACCGCCAACTACACGGCCGCCTGGAAGGTCATGGACCTCGCCAAGCTGCTGTTCAACACCCTCTACTACGCCTTCGGGGCGCTGGCCTTCCAGCTCGTCCTCGACGTGGCCGCCGCGTACTCGCTGTCCAAGCTGCGCCCCGTCCTCGGCAAGGCCGTGCTCGGCATGATGCTGGCGACCCTGATGATCCCGGCCACCGTCCTGGTCGTGCCGCAGTACCTCACAGTGCTCGACATGCCGCTCATCGAGCGGAACCTGCTCAACACGCCCTGGGTGATCTGGCTGCCGTCCGTCACCAACGCCTTCAGCATCTTCCTGCTGAAACGGTTCTTCGACTCCATCCCGCAGGAGATCCTCGACGCCTCCGCCATCGACGGGGCGAGCGCGGTCCGCACCCTGCGCTCGATCGTCCTGCCGATGTCCCGGCCCATCCTGGGCGTCGTGTCGATCTTCGCGATCGTCGGGGTCTGGAAGGACTTCCTCTGGCCGATGCTCACCCTCCCCGACCCGGCGCTCCAGACGCTCAACGTCGGCATCTACTCACTGGCCTCGGGAGTCCCCGAGAACCATCTCATCGCCGCACTCGCGATGGCCTCGGTGCCCACGCTCGTCATCTTCCTGATCTTCCAGCGCAACATCATGAGCGGCCTGACGGCGGGCTCCCTCAAGGGCTGA
- a CDS encoding carbohydrate ABC transporter permease, with protein sequence MSAPTLPRASRAEFRRALKRNLTAHGFLIGAVLCFSFFSWYPMVREFLLAFQKTENGATRWVGWDNFAYVFGDPNFWQAWRNTLLFTGLALLLGFVVPFVVALVLNEFRHGQGYLRLLVYLPVMMPPVASVLLFKYFYDPGYGLFNRVLEFLHLPAQDWLQSTDTAMLSVVIASTWMNMGGATLIYLAALQGIPGELYEAAELDGAGLLRKIWHVTIPQTKLILSLLLLMQIIATMQVFVEPFLLTGGAGPEGSTTTVVVLIYQYAFSFNQYGGAAALGLCLLVLLAGFSALYVRLSRDNES encoded by the coding sequence ATGTCGGCCCCCACCCTGCCCCGAGCCTCCCGTGCGGAGTTCCGCCGGGCGCTCAAGCGGAACCTCACGGCCCACGGCTTCCTGATCGGCGCCGTCCTCTGCTTTTCCTTCTTCTCCTGGTACCCGATGGTCCGGGAGTTCCTGCTGGCCTTCCAGAAGACCGAGAACGGCGCCACCCGCTGGGTCGGCTGGGACAACTTCGCCTACGTCTTCGGGGACCCGAACTTCTGGCAGGCCTGGCGCAACACCCTGCTCTTCACCGGACTGGCCCTGCTCCTCGGCTTCGTGGTCCCGTTCGTGGTGGCCCTGGTGCTGAACGAGTTCCGCCACGGCCAGGGCTATCTGCGCCTGCTCGTCTACCTGCCGGTGATGATGCCGCCGGTGGCCTCGGTCCTGCTCTTCAAGTACTTCTACGATCCCGGATACGGCCTCTTCAACAGGGTGCTGGAGTTCCTGCACCTCCCCGCGCAGGACTGGCTGCAGTCCACCGACACCGCGATGCTCTCGGTCGTCATCGCCTCCACGTGGATGAACATGGGCGGTGCGACCCTGATCTACCTCGCCGCGCTCCAGGGCATCCCCGGTGAGCTGTACGAGGCCGCCGAACTCGACGGGGCGGGGCTCCTGCGCAAGATCTGGCACGTCACGATCCCGCAGACCAAGCTGATCCTCTCGCTCCTGCTGCTGATGCAGATCATCGCGACGATGCAGGTGTTCGTCGAACCGTTCCTGCTGACCGGCGGAGCCGGCCCCGAGGGCTCGACCACCACCGTCGTCGTCCTCATCTACCAGTACGCCTTCAGTTTCAACCAGTACGGCGGCGCCGCGGCCCTGGGCCTGTGCCTGCTCGTCCTGCTCGCGGGCTTCTCCGCGCTTTACGTCCGCCTCAGCCGCGACAACGAGAGCTGA
- a CDS encoding LacI family DNA-binding transcriptional regulator produces MTRRLAQVAKKVGVSEATVSRVLNGKPGVSEATRQSVLTALDVLGYERPTQLRGERARLVGLVLPELQNPIFPAFAEVIGGALAQQGLTPVLCTQTTGGVSEADYVELLLQQQVSGVVFAGGLFAQADAPHEHYRLLSDRKVPVVLINASIEDLGFPCVACDDAVAVEQAWRHLASLGHERIGLVLGPPDHMPSLRKLVAAQAVAAAAGTELPEAHVERALFSLEGGHAAASRLLDRGVTGIICASDPLALGAVRAARRRGLHVPRQVSVVGYDDSAFMNCTEPPLTTVRQPIEAMGRAAVELLTAQIQGAAVQPGELLFEPELVVRGSTAQAPRG; encoded by the coding sequence ATGACGCGACGACTTGCTCAAGTGGCGAAGAAGGTGGGAGTCAGCGAGGCAACGGTCAGCCGGGTGCTCAACGGCAAGCCGGGCGTCTCGGAGGCGACCCGCCAGTCCGTGCTCACCGCCCTGGACGTCCTCGGGTACGAGCGCCCCACCCAGCTGCGCGGCGAGCGTGCCCGGCTGGTCGGGCTGGTCCTGCCCGAGCTCCAGAACCCCATCTTCCCCGCCTTCGCCGAGGTCATCGGCGGTGCGCTGGCCCAGCAGGGGCTCACGCCAGTGCTGTGCACCCAGACCACCGGCGGGGTCTCGGAGGCCGACTACGTGGAACTGCTGCTCCAGCAGCAGGTGTCCGGAGTGGTCTTCGCCGGCGGCCTCTTCGCGCAGGCCGACGCCCCGCACGAGCACTACCGGCTGCTGTCCGACCGCAAGGTTCCGGTGGTGCTCATCAACGCCTCCATCGAGGACCTCGGCTTCCCGTGCGTGGCCTGCGACGACGCCGTCGCGGTCGAGCAGGCCTGGCGCCACCTGGCCTCGCTCGGGCACGAGCGGATCGGCCTGGTGCTGGGCCCGCCCGACCACATGCCCTCGCTGCGCAAGCTGGTGGCCGCCCAGGCGGTGGCCGCCGCGGCGGGCACCGAACTGCCCGAAGCCCATGTGGAGCGCGCGCTGTTCTCCCTGGAAGGAGGCCATGCGGCCGCCTCCAGGCTGCTGGACCGCGGGGTCACCGGCATCATCTGCGCGAGCGACCCGCTCGCGCTGGGCGCGGTACGGGCGGCCCGCCGCCGGGGGCTGCACGTACCCCGGCAGGTCTCCGTGGTGGGCTACGACGACTCGGCCTTCATGAACTGCACCGAGCCCCCGCTGACCACCGTCCGGCAGCCCATCGAGGCCATGGGCCGGGCCGCCGTCGAACTGCTCACCGCGCAGATCCAGGGCGCCGCCGTGCAGCCCGGCGAGCTGCTCTTCGAGCCGGAGCTGGTGGTCCGCGGCTCCACCGCACAGGCCCCGCGCGGCTGA
- a CDS encoding citrate synthase → MNEERRLTTRQAAELLGVKPATVYAYVSRGQLTSRRDPVGRGSSFDASEVEELARRSRREAAVPAGELAVRTALTLIEPDRYYFRGVDAVALASRYAFEEVAEWLWTGTLPRGARFTAPPEPLAAARRAVAALPEHSGPVDMLRVAVAAAAVADPLRFDLSEEAVLGSARCLIPTLVGSLPVVGPPGWAGDGRTARQLWPRLTAREPDPDALAALDLALGLLVDHDLAASTLAVRVAASARAHPYAAVSAGLGALEGPLHGAAGRLAHRMLVEVLERGGAAPVVAEYLRSGRRVPGLGHRLYRGEDPRALALFARLEGLPQAAPALAAAREVAAVMARQGGLHANVDLALAVLTVSCGMAAEAGETVFAVARTAGWIAHALEEYQERPLRMRPSGEYHGPRPPQPMP, encoded by the coding sequence ATGAACGAAGAGCGACGGCTCACCACCCGGCAGGCCGCCGAGCTGCTCGGGGTGAAGCCCGCGACCGTGTACGCCTACGTCAGCCGGGGTCAGCTCACGAGCCGGCGCGACCCGGTGGGGCGCGGCAGCAGTTTCGACGCCAGTGAGGTGGAGGAGCTGGCCCGGCGCAGCCGGCGCGAGGCGGCGGTCCCGGCCGGGGAGCTCGCCGTACGGACGGCCCTCACGCTCATCGAGCCGGACCGCTACTACTTCCGGGGCGTGGACGCCGTGGCCCTGGCCTCGCGGTACGCCTTCGAGGAGGTCGCGGAGTGGCTCTGGACGGGAACGCTCCCGCGCGGGGCGCGGTTCACCGCTCCCCCGGAGCCGCTCGCCGCGGCCCGCCGGGCGGTGGCCGCCCTGCCGGAGCACAGCGGCCCGGTGGACATGCTGCGGGTGGCGGTCGCCGCCGCCGCGGTGGCGGATCCGCTGCGCTTCGACCTCTCCGAGGAGGCGGTACTGGGCTCCGCGCGCTGCCTGATCCCCACGCTGGTCGGCTCCCTGCCGGTGGTGGGTCCGCCGGGGTGGGCCGGGGACGGCCGGACGGCCCGGCAGCTGTGGCCGCGGCTGACGGCCCGCGAGCCGGACCCGGACGCGCTGGCCGCGCTGGACCTGGCGCTGGGACTCCTCGTGGACCACGATCTGGCCGCCTCCACCCTGGCGGTACGGGTGGCCGCGTCGGCGCGGGCACATCCGTACGCGGCGGTGTCGGCCGGGCTCGGCGCGCTGGAGGGGCCGCTGCACGGTGCGGCCGGACGGCTCGCGCACCGGATGCTGGTGGAGGTGCTGGAGCGGGGCGGAGCCGCGCCGGTGGTGGCGGAGTACCTCCGGTCGGGGCGCCGGGTGCCGGGGCTCGGCCACCGGCTGTACCGGGGCGAGGACCCGCGTGCACTGGCGCTGTTCGCACGGCTGGAGGGCCTGCCCCAGGCGGCCCCCGCGCTGGCCGCGGCACGCGAGGTGGCCGCGGTGATGGCCCGGCAGGGCGGGCTGCACGCCAATGTGGACCTGGCGCTGGCGGTGCTGACGGTGTCGTGCGGGATGGCGGCGGAGGCCGGGGAGACGGTCTTCGCGGTGGCGCGCACGGCGGGCTGGATCGCGCACGCGCTGGAGGAGTACCAGGAACGGCCGCTGCGGATGCGGCCGAGCGGGGAGTACCACGGACCCCGCCCACCCCAGCCGATGCCGTGA